AGTGCTCCTTGCACGAGAATGTCAGCCGACGCAGGTTCACGGAGATCGAGCGCGTAGGCAAGTGATTCGGCACCGGCGAAGTTTACTGCGGTTGCGGTCTTTTCTAACTCATCCTTATTTCGCGCCGCAAGCACCACGGCGGAGAAATCGCGCGCCAGCCGTATTGCGGTGGCACGGCCAATTCCCTGGCTTGCGCCGGTAACGATAGCGACAGAATCGTTTTTCATATGCTCCTTATGCGCGGTCCCAACGCACGATGCGATCCGTCTGAGAACGCATCGGATGTCTTCACTTGCAGACAGGTTCGCGCAGCTTGGCTTGCCTTGAATGCGTTTCGCGGACAGCAGCCAGTATCACGTCGACTACGAGATCCGAAGCCGAATACATCGGAGTGTGGTCAACGTTATGCGACCGAATTGTCGCTCCCATCCGCTCAGCCATGAAGCGCTGCGTTTCCGGAAGGATCATGCGATCCTCCTCGGCGAGGAGATACCAGGATGGTGTCCCCTTCCATGCGGGTGCTGGAGCCTTTTCCTGAATACACTGCACCGCAATCGGCCTCTGCACCGCGGCCATGACTACAAGCTGGTCTGGTGAGGCCCTGTGCGCGACAGCGCGAACAAAACCCTCTTCCGGCATCCAGATCACTCCATGGTCATCCGGTTGAAGATGAGGAGCCTCCGGATGCGGCGCGGTGCGATAGAAGACATCCGCAACCGTTTCGCCTTCATCCGGCGCTAATGCGGCAACGTAGACGAGCGACTTCACCCGATCGTTGTGCGCCGCAGCAATCACCGCACCAGCATACGCATGGCCAACAAGAA
This portion of the Acidicapsa acidisoli genome encodes:
- a CDS encoding alpha/beta fold hydrolase, with the translated sequence MNARLETGHVVLVHGAWADGSCWSNIILPLRRHGLHVTTAPIPLTSLTDDASALQRVIDRTTGPVILVGHAYAGAVIAAAHNDRVKSLVYVAALAPDEGETVADVFYRTAPHPEAPHLQPDDHGVIWMPEEGFVRAVAHRASPDQLVVMAAVQRPIAVQCIQEKAPAPAWKGTPSWYLLAEEDRMILPETQRFMAERMGATIRSHNVDHTPMYSASDLVVDVILAAVRETHSRQAKLREPVCK